The Hydrogenobacter thermophilus TK-6 genome window below encodes:
- a CDS encoding fumarate hydratase, whose protein sequence is MREVYCDEIIKAVKEIAIKANYELPEDVVYAFQSSLEKEESQIGKEVLRQILLNAQAAKEEQMAYCQDTGVAVIFVEIGQNVHIVGGSLIDAINEGIRQAYKEGYLRASMVYDPVFERKNTGDNTPAVIHTFIVPGDRIKIIFAPKGAGSENTSRLAMLKPADGWEGVKKFVLETVKLAGPNACPPLTVGVGIGGNFELCALLSKKALLRKTGERSHDPIARKMEEELIQDINKLGLGPMGFGGKVTAVDVRVELYPCHIASLPVAVNIQCHASRHAEIEL, encoded by the coding sequence ATGCGCGAAGTGTATTGTGATGAGATAATAAAGGCGGTTAAAGAGATAGCCATAAAAGCCAATTACGAGCTTCCTGAGGATGTAGTATATGCCTTTCAGTCGTCTCTTGAAAAAGAAGAGTCCCAGATAGGAAAGGAGGTCCTCAGACAGATACTTTTGAATGCACAGGCTGCCAAAGAGGAGCAGATGGCTTACTGTCAGGATACTGGTGTTGCGGTGATCTTTGTGGAGATAGGGCAGAATGTTCATATAGTTGGTGGGTCGCTCATAGATGCCATCAACGAGGGCATAAGACAGGCATACAAGGAAGGGTATCTGAGAGCGTCCATGGTGTATGACCCTGTTTTTGAGAGGAAAAACACAGGAGATAACACACCTGCTGTAATACACACCTTTATAGTGCCAGGTGATAGAATAAAGATCATCTTTGCTCCAAAGGGTGCAGGCTCAGAAAACACCTCGCGCCTTGCCATGTTAAAGCCCGCTGATGGGTGGGAAGGTGTGAAGAAGTTTGTCCTTGAAACAGTCAAGCTGGCAGGACCCAACGCCTGCCCACCTCTTACCGTCGGCGTAGGCATAGGTGGGAATTTTGAACTGTGCGCTCTTCTCTCTAAGAAAGCTCTTCTGAGAAAGACAGGAGAAAGAAGTCATGACCCTATAGCAAGGAAGATGGAAGAGGAACTCATACAGGACATAAACAAGCTGGGACTTGGACCTATGGGATTTGGCGGTAAGGTGACGGCTGTGGATGTAAGGGTTGAGCTTTATCCCTGTCATATAGCTTCCTTGCCTGTGGCGGTTAACATTCAGTGCCATGCCTCAAGACACGCAGAGATAGAGTTATGA
- the infC gene encoding translation initiation factor IF-3, producing MQDHRINRQIRAKEVRLIDENGKQIGIVPLEEALKLAEEKGLDLVEIAPQANPPVCKILDYGKFVYEQKKKEKVAKKKQREHAIEVKDIQLSTRIDEHDLKVKLKHMREFLEEGDKVRIRIRFRGREHIHPELGDRLVQRILEELSDIGKIESEPKKEGAFLMFSLLPISKK from the coding sequence ATGCAGGATCACAGAATAAACAGGCAGATTAGAGCTAAGGAAGTTAGGCTCATTGACGAGAATGGCAAGCAAATAGGCATAGTGCCTCTTGAAGAGGCGCTAAAATTAGCTGAGGAGAAGGGGTTAGACCTGGTGGAGATAGCTCCTCAAGCAAATCCGCCCGTATGCAAGATACTTGATTACGGGAAGTTTGTATACGAGCAGAAGAAAAAGGAGAAGGTTGCCAAGAAGAAACAGAGAGAACACGCCATTGAGGTAAAGGACATACAGCTCTCCACCAGAATAGACGAACACGACCTTAAAGTGAAACTAAAACACATGAGGGAGTTTCTGGAAGAGGGTGATAAGGTGAGGATAAGAATAAGGTTCAGAGGTAGGGAACACATACATCCCGAGCTTGGGGATAGACTAGTGCAAAGAATATTAGAAGAGCTTTCTGATATAGGAAAGATAGAATCAGAACCCAAGAAAGAA